A genomic stretch from Penaeus vannamei isolate JL-2024 chromosome 6, ASM4276789v1, whole genome shotgun sequence includes:
- the LOC138861954 gene encoding uncharacterized protein, which translates to MTSLISPKHPVEEIVSPRPRERRNGEKAEGEYSTKNASPKSGITRLTPPIFSPFNHSAPPIPSPPPHPPAPAPQCDQALHPPRAFYSRAELNLSPCRTGPPDSFHLPPQTPQSRTPRP; encoded by the exons ATGACGAGTTTGATATCTCCGAAGCATCCGGTGGAGGAAATTGTCTCTCCTCGACCACgtgaaaggagaaatggagaaaaggctGAAGGAGAATATAGCACTAAG AACGCCTCGCCCAAATCAGGCATAACACGTCTAACACCGCCGATTTTCAGCCCATTCAATCACAgcgcccctcccatcccctctcccccgccccaccccccagccccagcccctcaATGCGACCAAGCACTCCACCCTCCCCGGGCCTTCTACAGCCGCGCCGAGCTCAATTTATCTCCCTGTCGCACCGGCCCTCCCGACTCTTTTCATCTCCCGCCGCAGACTCCTCAATCACGGACGCCGCGTCCATGA